A window of Eubacterium sp. 1001713B170207_170306_E7 contains these coding sequences:
- a CDS encoding TVP38/TMEM64 family protein, giving the protein MLEYLDSVDAVKQWLLSFGGWTPFIYFLFQILQVIIAPIPGGTTTLVGGALFGWIKGFLLSEAGIMIGTAAAFGIAKKLGRPVILKWVPSRWTDKLDNIRDSRLNMVLFLIFLFPGFPDDIFCYLAGLTKMNFKTFMLIAVLGRTPGFLMTTLMGAGIMQDNPIRLMIALGLYGVFAGVLIFNKKRMETYLENSKKHKGDHS; this is encoded by the coding sequence ATGCTTGAATATTTAGACTCGGTGGATGCTGTCAAGCAGTGGCTGCTCAGCTTTGGCGGCTGGACACCGTTTATTTATTTTTTATTTCAGATTCTCCAGGTTATTATCGCGCCGATTCCGGGCGGCACGACCACTTTAGTGGGCGGTGCGCTTTTTGGCTGGATAAAGGGCTTTCTGCTCAGTGAAGCGGGCATTATGATCGGAACAGCGGCGGCCTTCGGCATTGCGAAAAAGCTGGGCCGGCCGGTTATCTTAAAGTGGGTTCCTTCCAGATGGACGGATAAGCTGGATAATATCCGCGATTCCCGTTTGAACATGGTGCTGTTTCTGATCTTTCTGTTTCCCGGATTCCCCGATGATATTTTCTGTTATCTGGCCGGGCTTACCAAGATGAATTTTAAAACATTTATGCTCATTGCGGTGCTGGGGCGTACTCCGGGATTTTTGATGACAACACTCATGGGTGCAGGAATCATGCAGGATAACCCAATCCGTCTGATGATCGCTCTCGGGCTGTACGGCGTCTTTGCCGGCGTGCTGATTTTTAACAAAAAACGGATGGAAACCTATCTGGAGAACAGTAAAAAACACAAAGGAGATCATTCTTAA
- a CDS encoding TetR/AcrR family transcriptional regulator, with translation MKRKENGNTKQKIYETAKRLYIEHGYFNISNKRLSEESGINQGLITYYFKSKKNIALSVLTEDYYILSGYLKYFITPEDDPLIYIVTFMNVTFQIRKHDPKARRFISDVMQEDLLEEFALVNQKEEYLTLLKKSKGSSENPDTQLKLVLATVYGTQRTIQRLINENLELSYDDYFRYMIEVLLFALNLPEKPDMLDTLIRKSNSATKQLFDTYPHLLNEADYLYKK, from the coding sequence GTGAAGCGTAAAGAAAATGGCAACACCAAGCAGAAAATATATGAAACCGCAAAGCGGCTCTACATCGAGCACGGTTATTTTAATATTTCCAACAAACGCCTTTCAGAGGAGTCCGGCATCAATCAGGGACTGATCACCTACTATTTTAAAAGCAAAAAAAATATAGCCCTCTCTGTTTTGACAGAGGACTATTATATTCTTTCGGGTTATTTAAAATACTTTATCACCCCCGAGGATGATCCCTTGATTTATATCGTCACCTTTATGAATGTCACCTTTCAGATTCGGAAACATGACCCAAAGGCCCGGCGCTTTATTTCGGATGTCATGCAGGAGGACCTGCTGGAGGAATTCGCGCTGGTCAACCAAAAGGAGGAATATCTGACGCTTCTCAAAAAAAGCAAAGGCTCTTCCGAAAATCCGGACACACAGCTGAAGCTGGTGCTGGCAACGGTGTATGGCACGCAGCGCACGATACAGCGTCTGATCAATGAAAATCTGGAGCTGAGCTATGATGATTATTTCCGGTATATGATCGAGGTTCTGCTTTTCGCCCTTAACCTTCCAGAAAAACCGGATATGCTCGACACCCTTATCCGTAAATCCAACAGCGCCACAAAACAGCTGTTTGACACTTATCCTCACCTTCTGAATGAGGCTGATTATCTTTACAAAAAATAA
- a CDS encoding uroporphyrinogen decarboxylase family protein has protein sequence MSIQEKTAEKNQLFEDVFDGKMPKRVPILSSGDNSFCLGYAGFDLRREQYSIEKNLEAIEMTTGDFDTDSIFATMVRIPQMYKMLGAKNFVMGGDGFLQHPEVTSLSEKEYDDLIADPLKTICDRALPQIYSEFGKEGFEGKAAFAKGMFTFYSVMDQLDAGYLKIAEKHGKAVYNMACTAACTPFDVLSDQLRSFTGISKDMRRCPDKVEAACEALLPCMVKAGIKPNSSRYQRTFIPLHMAPYMRTKDFERFYWPSFKKYVEALDEAGVGATIFVEQDWSRYYDYLLELPENTMMIFEEGDPAAVKEKLGKKHILAGFYPMGVLKTGTEQECLDKAKEVVDILAPGGKYIFALDKNLLTIRDINPENLKAVLRFVREYAVYA, from the coding sequence ATGAGTATTCAAGAGAAAACAGCAGAAAAGAACCAGCTGTTTGAAGATGTTTTTGATGGAAAAATGCCCAAACGAGTCCCGATTCTCAGCTCTGGAGACAATTCATTCTGCCTGGGATATGCCGGATTTGATTTGAGAAGAGAACAATACAGCATAGAAAAAAATCTGGAAGCCATTGAAATGACAACCGGAGATTTTGACACCGATTCGATTTTTGCGACGATGGTCCGTATTCCGCAGATGTACAAAATGCTGGGAGCAAAGAATTTCGTCATGGGGGGCGACGGCTTTTTGCAGCACCCAGAGGTGACGAGTCTGAGCGAAAAGGAGTACGATGATCTGATTGCCGATCCGTTAAAAACCATTTGTGACAGGGCGCTGCCGCAAATTTACAGCGAATTTGGCAAAGAGGGATTTGAGGGAAAGGCGGCTTTTGCAAAGGGAATGTTCACTTTTTATTCAGTGATGGATCAGCTCGATGCAGGGTACCTGAAAATTGCGGAAAAACACGGGAAGGCTGTTTATAATATGGCCTGTACAGCCGCCTGTACACCTTTTGATGTTTTGTCGGATCAGCTTCGTTCCTTTACGGGTATCAGCAAGGATATGAGGCGGTGCCCGGATAAGGTGGAGGCCGCCTGCGAGGCGCTGCTGCCGTGTATGGTGAAGGCCGGAATCAAGCCGAATTCAAGCCGGTATCAGAGAACTTTTATTCCGCTGCACATGGCGCCATATATGCGGACAAAGGATTTTGAGCGCTTTTACTGGCCGAGTTTTAAAAAATATGTGGAGGCGCTCGATGAAGCAGGCGTGGGAGCCACCATTTTTGTTGAGCAGGACTGGTCCCGCTACTACGATTATCTTCTTGAGCTGCCAGAAAACACAATGATGATTTTTGAAGAAGGCGATCCGGCAGCAGTCAAGGAGAAGCTTGGGAAAAAACACATCCTGGCGGGCTTTTATCCAATGGGCGTGCTGAAAACCGGAACAGAACAGGAATGTCTGGATAAGGCAAAGGAAGTCGTGGATATTCTGGCGCCGGGCGGAAAGTATATTTTTGCGCTGGACAAAAATCTGTTGACGATCCGGGACATTAATCCGGAAAATTTAAAAGCAGTGCTCCGATTTGTCAGAGAGTATGCTGTTTACGCATAG
- a CDS encoding DUF1097 domain-containing protein: MNTNTSYLLKMSLVSGVLAGAVLGIYQVSPFGNLMWPIFIGLGVTFASGAELKKTPNYLCCMVCGVVWALLYLQMDGFLRNLGLNVGLVTGTCTLLITFVVCAVHMIPLAKTWLNVVPLVFAGLTVTFSQGGQNLAGVILGLACGILVAVAIEPVTGLLMKREKTEEKGQKALLEEEI, encoded by the coding sequence ATGAATACGAATACCAGCTATCTGCTGAAAATGAGTTTAGTATCTGGCGTGCTGGCCGGTGCGGTTCTGGGCATTTATCAGGTTAGTCCTTTTGGAAATCTCATGTGGCCGATTTTTATCGGACTGGGAGTTACTTTTGCGTCGGGTGCAGAGCTTAAAAAGACACCAAACTATTTATGCTGCATGGTCTGCGGCGTGGTATGGGCTTTACTGTACCTGCAAATGGACGGCTTTCTGAGAAATCTTGGCCTGAACGTGGGGTTGGTGACAGGCACGTGCACACTGCTTATCACCTTTGTGGTCTGCGCGGTACACATGATCCCGTTGGCAAAAACCTGGCTCAACGTAGTGCCGCTTGTTTTTGCCGGTTTGACAGTAACCTTTTCCCAGGGAGGACAGAATCTGGCTGGCGTTATTTTGGGACTGGCCTGCGGCATCTTAGTGGCTGTGGCCATTGAGCCGGTTACCGGACTGCTGATGAAAAGAGAAAAAACAGAAGAAAAAGGACAAAAGGCTTTATTGGAAGAAGAGATATAA
- a CDS encoding ABC transporter ATP-binding protein, which produces MPKKKSVQKPKNIKKTLFRIFGYMAKRRLLLVLVILFVFISSGATVAGTYFLKPIINQGIVPLIGKPLTPGALMPFVQMLLLMGGIYLAGAACAYAYNRMMIVISNGTLNAVRRDLFNSMEDLPIKYFDTHTHGELMSRYTNDVDTLREAIAMSLPQMLTATVTVAGTFIMMLILSPLLTLIVIGMLVVMYFVIKIVGSRSARGFKAQQKALGETNGYIEEMIEGQKVIKVFCHEDIVKNDFAELNDKLRNASTQAHTYANVLMPIMGNLSYVQYALTAAFGAVLVIMGSMDLGSIASFLQYTRSFSQPITQISQQFNALLTALAGAERIFEVIDAEPEKDEGYVTLVNVCEADDGTLTECKEVTNTWAWKHPHHDGTLTYEKLRGDVRFHDVTFGYSDDKMVLHNVSLFAKPGQKIAFVGSTGAGKTTITNLINRFYEVQEGKITYDGINIKKIRKVDLRHSLAMVLQDTHLFTGTVADNIRYGRLNATDEEVHAAAELANADFFIRHLPQGYDTMLTSDGANLSQGQRQLLAIARAAVANPPVLILDEATSSIDTRTEALIERGMDKLMEGRTVFVIAHRLSTVRNADAIMVLEHGRIIERGDHEELLKQKGKYYQLYTGQFELD; this is translated from the coding sequence ATGCCAAAGAAAAAAAGCGTTCAGAAACCCAAAAATATCAAAAAAACACTGTTCCGTATTTTCGGCTACATGGCAAAACGCAGGTTACTGCTGGTCCTTGTCATACTCTTTGTCTTTATCAGCTCCGGCGCCACCGTGGCCGGCACATACTTTTTAAAGCCCATCATCAATCAGGGAATCGTGCCGCTCATCGGCAAGCCCCTCACACCCGGCGCACTCATGCCCTTTGTCCAGATGCTGCTGCTTATGGGCGGCATTTATCTGGCCGGTGCGGCCTGTGCCTATGCCTATAACCGGATGATGATCGTGATCTCCAACGGGACCCTGAACGCTGTGCGGCGAGATCTTTTCAACAGCATGGAGGATCTCCCGATCAAATATTTCGATACCCACACCCACGGTGAGCTCATGAGCCGTTATACCAACGATGTCGATACCCTGCGCGAAGCCATCGCCATGAGTCTTCCCCAGATGCTGACCGCCACGGTCACTGTGGCCGGCACCTTTATCATGATGCTGATTTTGAGTCCGCTGCTGACCTTGATTGTCATCGGTATGCTTGTGGTCATGTACTTTGTGATAAAAATTGTAGGAAGCCGCAGCGCACGGGGCTTTAAAGCCCAGCAGAAGGCTCTCGGCGAAACCAACGGCTATATCGAGGAAATGATTGAGGGACAAAAGGTCATTAAGGTTTTCTGCCACGAAGACATTGTCAAAAATGATTTTGCCGAGCTCAACGACAAACTGAGAAACGCCTCTACCCAGGCGCATACCTACGCCAATGTGCTCATGCCCATCATGGGAAATCTTTCCTATGTGCAATACGCCTTAACAGCTGCTTTTGGGGCTGTGCTGGTCATTATGGGGAGCATGGACTTAGGCTCCATCGCCTCCTTTTTACAATATACGCGTTCCTTTTCCCAGCCCATCACCCAGATTTCTCAGCAGTTTAACGCCCTGCTGACCGCTCTGGCCGGAGCTGAACGGATCTTTGAAGTCATCGACGCCGAACCGGAAAAGGACGAGGGCTATGTAACCCTCGTCAATGTCTGTGAGGCCGATGACGGCACACTGACCGAGTGCAAAGAGGTGACAAACACCTGGGCATGGAAGCATCCCCATCACGACGGTACGCTGACCTATGAAAAGCTACGGGGCGACGTACGGTTTCATGACGTCACCTTTGGCTACAGCGACGACAAAATGGTACTGCATAATGTCTCGCTTTTTGCCAAGCCCGGCCAGAAGATCGCCTTTGTCGGCTCAACCGGCGCAGGAAAAACCACCATCACTAACCTTATCAACCGCTTTTACGAGGTACAGGAGGGTAAAATCACCTACGATGGCATCAACATCAAAAAAATCCGGAAGGTTGATCTGCGGCATTCCCTCGCAATGGTTCTTCAGGACACTCATCTGTTCACCGGCACTGTGGCCGATAATATCCGCTATGGACGCCTAAACGCCACCGATGAGGAAGTCCACGCCGCCGCCGAGCTGGCCAACGCAGACTTTTTTATCCGACATCTGCCCCAGGGCTACGACACCATGCTGACCTCCGACGGCGCTAACCTGAGCCAGGGCCAGCGGCAGCTTCTGGCCATTGCCCGGGCAGCAGTCGCCAACCCTCCGGTGCTCATTCTCGACGAAGCCACCAGCTCCATCGATACCCGCACCGAAGCCCTCATCGAACGTGGAATGGATAAACTCATGGAAGGACGGACTGTTTTCGTCATCGCCCACCGCCTGTCAACCGTTCGAAACGCCGACGCCATCATGGTGCTGGAGCATGGGCGCATCATCGAGCGCGGCGATCACGAGGAATTATTAAAACAAAAAGGAAAATACTACCAGCTCTATACCGGACAGTTTGAGCTGGATTAA
- a CDS encoding ABC transporter ATP-binding protein, which translates to MIKHLKPYLVKYRLPSLLAPVTVIVEVLLEIQIPFLMAKIVDQGITTRDLSYVFQIGAIMVLVALCSLLFGVLSGRFAARGAMGFGSEIRKAVFDKIQEFSFANIDRFSTPSLVTRLTTDITNTQMAYMMVIRVLVRAPVMLVSATIMAAAINGDLVRVFLIVIPILAVALAAMSTLAFPRFNAMLKKYDGLNAQVQENLIAIRVVKAFVRARYEKEKFAEANNSLMRASLAAEKIIILGMPIMMLTMYATIIAILWFGGNMIIGGTLLTGELISFISYVTQILMSLMMIAQVFIMIVLSRSSVARIVEVLEEPISITDENAAPSLTAVDGSIQYKNVSFKYQEDAAENILSGISFSIASGETVGIIGGTGSAKTTLVQLIPRLYDVTGGQVLVGGHDVRDYTLDHLRSAVAMVLQKNVLFSGTIRDNLKWGDENATDEEVIAAAKAACAHDFIMSFPEGYDTYLGQGGVNVSGGQKQRLCIARALLKKPKIIILDDSTSAVDTATDAAIREGFRQNLKDTTAIIIAQRISSVSDADKIIVLDEGRIDAIDTHENLLENNAIYREVFHSQQKGVEE; encoded by the coding sequence ATGATTAAACACCTAAAGCCCTATCTCGTAAAATACCGGCTTCCGTCACTTCTGGCGCCAGTCACGGTTATCGTCGAGGTTCTTCTGGAAATCCAGATTCCTTTTTTAATGGCTAAAATCGTGGATCAGGGCATCACGACGCGTGATCTGAGCTACGTTTTTCAAATCGGTGCCATCATGGTGCTGGTGGCCCTCTGTTCATTGCTTTTTGGCGTTCTCTCCGGGCGTTTTGCCGCCAGGGGGGCCATGGGCTTTGGCAGTGAGATCCGCAAGGCAGTTTTTGACAAGATTCAGGAATTTTCTTTTGCGAATATCGACCGTTTCAGCACCCCGTCGCTGGTCACCCGCCTGACGACCGATATTACCAACACGCAGATGGCTTACATGATGGTTATCCGCGTGCTGGTGCGCGCACCAGTTATGCTGGTCAGCGCCACCATCATGGCCGCGGCCATCAACGGCGATCTCGTCCGTGTTTTTCTCATTGTTATTCCCATTCTGGCCGTTGCCCTGGCAGCGATGTCCACCCTGGCCTTTCCGCGTTTTAATGCCATGCTCAAAAAATACGACGGGCTCAACGCGCAGGTCCAGGAAAATCTCATCGCCATCCGTGTCGTCAAGGCCTTTGTGCGGGCGCGGTACGAAAAAGAAAAATTTGCCGAAGCCAACAACAGCTTGATGCGGGCATCCCTGGCCGCTGAAAAAATTATCATCCTCGGCATGCCCATCATGATGCTGACCATGTACGCCACCATCATCGCGATCCTATGGTTTGGGGGCAATATGATCATCGGCGGCACTCTGCTGACCGGAGAACTCATCAGCTTTATTTCCTATGTGACGCAGATTCTCATGTCCTTAATGATGATCGCCCAGGTTTTTATCATGATCGTCCTCTCCCGCTCCTCGGTCGCCCGCATTGTTGAGGTACTGGAAGAGCCCATCAGCATTACCGATGAAAATGCCGCGCCGTCTCTTACAGCCGTGGACGGCAGCATCCAATACAAAAATGTTTCTTTCAAATACCAGGAGGACGCGGCTGAAAACATTTTGTCCGGCATCAGTTTCTCCATCGCCTCCGGCGAGACTGTCGGTATCATCGGAGGAACCGGCTCGGCAAAAACAACGCTGGTTCAGCTCATCCCAAGGCTTTATGACGTAACCGGCGGACAGGTCTTGGTCGGCGGCCATGACGTTCGGGATTATACCCTGGACCACCTGCGTTCAGCTGTCGCCATGGTGCTCCAGAAAAACGTTCTGTTTTCAGGGACAATCAGGGACAACCTAAAATGGGGCGATGAAAACGCCACAGACGAAGAGGTCATCGCTGCCGCCAAAGCGGCCTGCGCCCATGACTTTATCATGTCCTTCCCGGAGGGCTACGACACCTATCTGGGCCAGGGCGGCGTGAACGTGTCCGGCGGACAGAAGCAGCGTCTCTGTATTGCCAGGGCGCTCCTGAAAAAGCCTAAAATTATCATTCTGGACGACAGCACCAGTGCGGTGGACACGGCTACTGACGCCGCCATTCGCGAGGGCTTCCGTCAGAATCTGAAAGACACCACAGCCATCATTATCGCCCAGCGCATTTCCTCTGTCAGCGACGCGGACAAGATCATCGTGCTGGACGAAGGCCGCATCGACGCCATCGACACCCACGAAAACCTTTTAGAAAACAATGCGATTTACCGCGAGGTCTTTCATTCACAGCAGAAAGGAGTGGAGGAATAA
- a CDS encoding 1-propanol dehydrogenase PduQ, whose product MSKLNDIRFFQVKPAIYYGIGAIEQVGNHDFKQVCIVTDEGMVKFGLLKMLTDVLDKHNIKYHVFSDVEPDPSTEIVEKGLTHILMEKPDALIALGGGSAIDSAKAIIYYCYNFKKMFFEEDYIKKPYFIAMPTTAGTGSEVTEYAVITDKKNNTKIPLTDILMMPDAAILEPKLIESVPPGATAATGMDVLTHAVEAYVSTNNNPFSRCYAAKAAELVFKSLYECYVNGGNLEAKASMQIASCMAGIAFNSAGLGITHSIAHAVGAQWHLPHGLANAIGLPYVVRFNGQCGRAQHLYNRLLSAIGIPNVSGDAAEMLYNSIITLCKEIKIPTSLKEQGIDEADFKASKDIIIGKAMKDVCTQTNPLSPTREQFSELLDQIYYGA is encoded by the coding sequence ATGAGCAAATTGAACGATATACGGTTTTTTCAGGTAAAGCCGGCCATCTACTACGGTATTGGCGCCATAGAACAGGTTGGAAATCATGACTTTAAACAGGTCTGCATCGTAACGGATGAGGGGATGGTTAAATTTGGCCTGCTGAAAATGCTGACAGATGTTTTAGATAAGCATAACATTAAATACCATGTTTTCTCCGACGTTGAACCAGACCCGTCTACAGAAATCGTGGAAAAGGGACTGACACACATCCTGATGGAAAAGCCAGATGCTTTGATTGCCCTTGGCGGTGGGTCTGCCATCGACTCGGCAAAGGCCATTATCTATTACTGCTATAATTTCAAAAAAATGTTCTTTGAGGAAGACTACATAAAAAAACCATACTTCATCGCCATGCCGACAACGGCCGGTACCGGCTCCGAAGTAACGGAGTATGCGGTTATTACCGACAAGAAAAACAACACCAAGATTCCGCTTACCGATATTCTCATGATGCCGGACGCCGCGATTCTTGAACCCAAATTAATCGAGAGCGTTCCGCCAGGAGCCACAGCGGCGACAGGCATGGACGTTTTAACCCATGCGGTCGAAGCCTATGTTTCCACCAATAACAACCCGTTTTCACGCTGCTATGCGGCCAAGGCAGCCGAGCTGGTCTTTAAAAGCCTGTACGAATGCTATGTGAACGGCGGCAATCTGGAAGCCAAGGCCAGTATGCAGATCGCGTCCTGTATGGCTGGGATTGCCTTTAACAGCGCAGGCCTGGGGATTACCCACAGTATTGCCCACGCTGTCGGCGCGCAGTGGCATTTACCGCACGGTTTGGCCAATGCCATCGGACTGCCCTATGTTGTCCGCTTCAACGGACAGTGCGGCAGAGCGCAGCATCTTTATAACCGTCTCCTGAGTGCCATTGGTATTCCAAATGTCAGCGGCGACGCAGCGGAAATGCTGTACAACAGCATCATCACCCTTTGCAAGGAAATCAAGATTCCCACATCACTCAAGGAGCAGGGCATTGACGAGGCAGACTTTAAGGCAAGCAAGGATATTATTATCGGAAAAGCCATGAAGGATGTCTGTACTCAGACCAACCCGCTGTCACCGACCAGAGAACAGTTCAGCGAGCTTCTGGATCAGATTTATTACGGCGCATAG